A segment of the Catenuloplanes nepalensis genome:
TGGGGTGTGCTCGCCCTCGTCATCGCCGCGCTCACCATGCAGGTGCTGGAATCCTGCGAGGCTACCCGGCAGCGCACGATTTGGCTCGTCGGCCTGGTCCCCTTCCTCCTGGCCACGATCATCGCGGCGGTCCAGGCCTGACCCGCCGGTCAGCCGTCGTGCAGGGTGAGGACCGGATCGGCCATCACCGCTGAGCTTCATCTCGACAGCTATCCGGATCTGACGCGGACAGGGTAGGCGAAGTGAGTCGTCGACGAGTGCCCGATAGCATCGCGGGGTGCAGGTAGCCCTTGATGGTCGTCGGGTGAGCTCGGAAGCCGATCTGCATCGGGAGCTGGCGAGGCTGCTCGACTTCGGCCCCTTCTACGGTGCGAACCTGGATGCTCTGTGGGATCGGCTGAGTACCGACGTCGAACGGCCGGTGCACCTTCTATGGACGGATTCCGGGGCCAGCCGGGCCGCGATGGGCTCCCTGTCGTTCGAGCGCGTCGAACGGGTCCTTCGGCAGACCGTCGAGCAGGACACCGCCTGGAACCTGAAGGAGCGCTTCACGTACGCGCTCGCATGATGCACGCCGTCCGCCGACGCGCTCTCACGCCGCGATCCGGTCGGCTGCGTACCGACGAGCCGTCACAGCGTGTGAAGCCGGTTTCGCTGTTCCGCGGCGGGGTGAATGCCGATGCGGGACTCGTGACCATGCAGCCCTCGGCGTCGTCGCCCGCGACGAGGGCTGGGCACTGTGGCACACCTGGGACGACCAGGGCCGGCCGTGCACCGTGGTCACCACCCGCCCTGGACACCGCCCGGGCCCTGCTGGACAACTGGTCCCATGGCTGGGACCTGCATCCCGTACGGCCACGACGGGCTCAGATCGCTGCGGTGCACGCCCGCCGGCTCGGGCCGATCACGTTCTCACCCAGCCATGCCACCAAGGCCGGCCTCGGCGGACGCTGCACCGGCCTGACCCAGCACCCTCAGCAGAGAACGCATCGGAGTGCCCCGACCTGCGATCGAAACAGGCCCGGCAGAACATGCTCGGCGCCGCGCACATGTGCCGCTGTCAATGCGCCGTTGGTGGTTGTAGTCGTAGGAGCGGGGGATGACCGCAGTAGCAGACGCTGAGCAGCGTGTGCTGGGGTCGGTGGACTGGTCCGGGTCAGCGCCGCATGCCGGGCACGGTGTCGGCGCGTCTGGACCGGTCACCGTCGACGCTGAGCGGGCCCACCGGGCGACGACGCGCTCGCCACGGAGGCGAACTCATCGTCGGCCACGTCGAGCGGCCGCGCGGCGGGCGGGCCGATGCGACGAGCCGGTCGGAGTCGTTCGCGACCGCCACCCGCGTCCTGGCCGCCTACGACCTCCTGACAACCGACTGACCGTGGCCGGTCCCGGTGGTCCCGGGCACGACGGCGTGAGCGAGACTGTGAGCAATGCCGCTCTAACGACCTGGAGTTTTCCTATGCTGCACGGGATCGTCCGCTGGTTCGACGCTGAACGGGGGTTCGGCTTCCTCGCGCCTGACGACGGATCACCAGACGTGTTCGTGCACGCCTCCGAGATCGTCGGGGACGGCGGCTCGAAGGTGCTCCGTGAGGGCCAGGCCGTCGAGTTTGAGGCCGGCAAGAACGACCGCGGTCCCCAGGCGCTGCGCGTGCGCGGCACCGCCGAGCAGGCCGCTGGCGGTGCCGTGGGCCTGCTCGGCACGGTCAACTGGTACGAGCCGACCAAGGGCTACGGGTTCGCATCGCCAGACGGCGGCGGCCCCGACATCTTCGTGCACAGCTCGGCCATCGTGACCGGCGGCGTGGTCAGCGACGGGCAGCGGGTGGCCTTCGTCGTCGTGGAGGGCGAGCGCGGCCCGCAGGCCGCGCACGTGATCCCGCTCGGTCCTGGGGCCGGCCTGC
Coding sequences within it:
- a CDS encoding barstar family protein, with protein sequence MQVALDGRRVSSEADLHRELARLLDFGPFYGANLDALWDRLSTDVERPVHLLWTDSGASRAAMGSLSFERVERVLRQTVEQDTAWNLKERFTYALA